Below is a genomic region from Dermacentor silvarum isolate Dsil-2018 unplaced genomic scaffold, BIME_Dsil_1.4 Seq936, whole genome shotgun sequence.
aactttttccgtcgcgcgaaaggttgtggggggacgggagggagggaggggaggcgacgtttagctgcggcaccaaatacgtataaaaacgccgcgtgcgttcggtgcgaacgcgggcaaagcgccgacggcgtcggcaagttctgtgcgttgctggtgctgctgcatgtccaagtttatacagctgataaaactactgtccttactccgtattgctctctactaatttgctatcgcaatttgtgcttcgcctttcgggtgaaactgcgacaacgttttagGCAACAACCACAGCTTCACAGGCTGGCAACCTTCAAAATCTAGTCGGATTTGTAGTCAAATCCAGTCAGAGCCCAAGTCAACATTTCTTTTTCACGTCAAAATGGCAGCGACCGTGAAGCGCAAACGTGTTGGAGTCAGTAAGAACCGTAAAAAAGGGTGGAAGAAGCATTGCGACATCAACGATGTAGAAGAGTTCCTTGAAGACCAGCGCTTAGACGAGCGTATCGGCGGCTCTGTGGCCAGTAAGCCGGACGAGCAGTTGTTCTTCGTGGATAAGCTGCCCGCAGCGCCGAAGAGCTCGGCTCCCGCTAGTGCTGCGAGCAGGAAGCTGCGCCGCAACCGCAAGCTGACATGCTTCAGAAACCTCGAGCCAAGCTCCAAGGTAAAGGCACCGGTGCAGCCGCGCCGCGTGCGGGACCCTGACGCCCGCAAGCCCGCCGAAGTTCGCGAAACGCAGAGGCAGCGTCTCGCCAAGCGGCTTGAACAAGGCACCGTCGACCGCCTGCGCAGCGTTGCGCGAAAAGCAAAAGTCACCACGAGCCGGTTCGACTTGACAGGACTTCGCGACCTATGGGGCGAAGACAGCGAAGAGGCGTCAACGGTGGCTGGGGATGGTAAACATCGCGTACCGTCCCACCGACACCAGAAACCGTCGCTGCTTCCAGCGGTGGAGCCGCCGCACCCGGGAACGTCGTACAACCCGTCGCACGCCGACCACCAGGACCTTCTGCGGCGGGCGGTGGAGGTCGAGCAGCGAAAGCTGCACGAGGAACGCCGCCTCGACCGCTGCCTTGCGATGCCGAATAAGCGCGACTGGCCCACCGAGCAGGACAGGCTCGCCGAGATGTCGCAAGGACTTTACGACCAGGAAGAGGATGACGACCAGGCCAGTGAGCTGACAGCTTCTGACGGCGAAGCAACGGCCGAAGCGCCCGCGTTGCCAGCACCGAGTGCCGCTCGTAAGACTCGGCAGCAAAGGCGTCGCGCCGCGGAGCAGAAGAGGTTGCGTCGAGAGGCCTTGGAGCGCAAGAAGGCGCGTGTGCTGGCCAACGACGTGTACCGGATACGGACGCTGAAGGCGGACCTTCGGCGCAACGCCGAGGCGTCCGAGGCGCGTCAGAAGCGTCGCCAGCAGCGCGAGGTGGACAAgttgtacggcgcgcggcggctgAGCGCGTACAAGTACGAGGAACCAGACTTGCCGCTGAAGCTGTCTAGCGAACTGCGGGATTCGCTGCGCGAGCTGCGGCCCGAGATAAACGTGCTTGAGGACCGCTATAAAAGTCTGCAGCGTCGAAACGTGATTGAAACACGCCAGCAGCAGAAGAAGGTGGTTAAGTACAAACCCAAGAAGGCTGTAAAGCGCTCGCACAGGCAGTTTGCCGAGGCTGACGAGCAGAGGTGGAAAAAGGAGCTCCAATAAATGATGAGGTCTTCCTTTTCTGTGTTCCTGACCTCGTGTCTCGCACTTTCAGCTTTGTCAGATGGTAACCATCAAGAAACTGACGGTTACCTCTTTGCGTGACAAGTGCGTTGTGCCATTTCCAAAGTGAATGATTGTTGTCGGCATGGTAGTAATGTACATAGTTGTCGAGCAGTTTCTACAACTGAAGCCAGAAGGTGCCACAAGACCTCTGCCTATGGCTGGCCTTGTGTGGGGCAAAAATGAAGGCTAGCAGTGGCTGTGTGCAGCAGTAGGGCACCCAGGATCTGTGCcagggggggttgaatttttgtgcgtatgtgaggtggggggggggggggtatgctcAAGTTtacgagtgtgcagatgattgcgcgtctcaGAGTTGCAGTACTAAAAGGCGCAACGAAAGAAAAGGGGTCAAACTGCATGGCAACCCTTGAAAGGCAAAAATGGTGTCTTTTTTCCGCCTTGAGCTGCTTCAGTGGAATTCAACAGAAAGCCATTGAGCACGTGGTTGACCCTCCTTGAATTTAAGAGtgcatgaataaatacaagacagtgacagagtgtttttgttaatcaggaaagtttgacctcaagccacctcctgaattgtaatgacaatgtgaacagattACTGAAGgaacacgttggactggtggggctagacgcgtggggggaggggggtaacttggcctcagggggggttagaACCCCCCCGCCCCTGTCAGTGCGCCACTGGTGTGCAGTGTGTATAGACCAGACGTATTTTACTCTGGCACATACGTTTAGATTAAGCACAGTACTGGGACGCAAACCGCTGAGCGTACAAGAGTGCAAATAGCCCAGAGTGGAGTTTGTGTCCCCTAACCCAAAACTTGCTAATGTTGGCCACTCGTTTGGGGGAGGGAAGGCAGCTCTCTACATTGGGTTTGATGACAGGGCAGCTGACGGCAGAGCCATGCCATGtgaacactggcagcaagcatgAGATAAGTACAGGCCAAGTGCTGTCATGGTTGTTCTTTTTGCCAGTTCTTGCAATCACTGGCAAAAGACGTCCGCTTCCTAGCAGTGCTGGATGTTCTGGTTTATACCACTGCCTGACATAACAGTGGCATACATACGTAAGAGAAGATATGGCTGAAGACAGCTATGTTGCAGTTGGTTCTGAAGAGATAGGTAAGCTCATAAGAATACTTATGTTGTCAATGTACTATGAAGACGTGCTGCAAAAGAACTGCCCACTGGTTATGTGCAGAAAAAACTTAAGTGTGAATTAGTAACCACATTCAGCTGTGCTGGATCACAAGAAACTGATCTTGATGGGAATGCATGGTTGCAGTGGGGTGATGTAATAACTATGCAGTCAAACACTTTTACGTGTTTTGACCTTCACGTTCCTCTGTTGTACAGGTCGCATAATTGTAAAGGTAGTGCACCATACCGCTCGCAATGGAGTAGGCTAAGCACTTTCCCCAAATTACAACCCTAGTTCAAAATGATTTCCAGAGGTACTTAGTGAAAGAATTTACATATTTTCTTGTGCACATTTTGTTCAAATGACAATGAGTAGCTGCAGCTGACCTTATGGCACCTAAAGCCCCTCCTT
It encodes:
- the LOC119435829 gene encoding ribosome biogenesis protein NOP53, with product MAATVKRKRVGVSKNRKKGWKKHCDINDVEEFLEDQRLDERIGGSVASKPDEQLFFVDKLPAAPKSSAPASAASRKLRRNRKLTCFRNLEPSSKVKAPVQPRRVRDPDARKPAEVRETQRQRLAKRLEQGTVDRLRSVARKAKVTTSRFDLTGLRDLWGEDSEEASTVAGDGKHRVPSHRHQKPSLLPAVEPPHPGTSYNPSHADHQDLLRRAVEVEQRKLHEERRLDRCLAMPNKRDWPTEQDRLAEMSQGLYDQEEDDDQASELTASDGEATAEAPALPAPSAARKTRQQRRRAAEQKRLRREALERKKARVLANDVYRIRTLKADLRRNAEASEARQKRRQQREVDKLYGARRLSAYKYEEPDLPLKLSSELRDSLRELRPEINVLEDRYKSLQRRNVIETRQQQKKVVKYKPKKAVKRSHRQFAEADEQRWKKELQ